A single region of the Fenollaria sporofastidiosus genome encodes:
- a CDS encoding type III restriction-modification system endonuclease, which yields MIELTILPHQNDFLTAIKKAFDGVVIKKSNDVYANPIIDLHDEKIKNNINELWNGYEELPNIPQVWRKSDGNDYLGLDIKMETGTGKTYCYTRMMYELNQLYGFHKFIILVPTTAIREGSKSFLTADYAKRHFADLYPNKKLFLASLEAQKNPKGRKLFPAAVAEFVRGTSLEKNKFSVLLMNSGMLLSESTMNTDYDQTVIGTFTKPYRALEATRPVVIIDEPHRFKKANSAYKTLIKGINPQCIIRFGATFPELKNNEIDYNNLIFNLNSVQAFNQNLVKGIETYMIDAEKENESKLKLMDFKKNPKVCTFRDEINKKTIEFKKGESLASFGNDFSGLSVDEIGKLGDDGIKSGVRLSNGQVLSLSDIIYGGIYTDTYQELMLKQALVNHFESEKENFMRSKKIKTLSLFFIDSVSSYRDENGGKGSLRLKFEDLLKKHLKHEINNIDKELDNRQDEKLLEYKEYLESSLEDISKTNGGYFSQDNASSDKEIQEEIDKILKDKDYLLNFKDNKGKWNTMRFIFSKWTLKEGWDNPNVFQIVKLRSSGSEISKLQEVGRGLRLPVDEKGQRISDEQFYLKYLIDYSEKDFASRLLDEINSDQPNKLMNVKSVLPRLSTLMNKPQDDIFVDMLSKKYIDLDGNIKTEKLDDLYQDYPEAINNLKPSKVIDGTKKKNVVNIRKDKFTSIRKLWEKVNQKYYMKFESIPDQELVDALYKILDSDVYKDTNILTKTERIESVDGAVVLKDRVSNFFTVDERLTYSEFLMQLNNQIAVPINLIHQALCKYYDANASIDERLFTKVSIQAVVSEFNKWLDEELLKKFSYKALDVDIKETSLTDYKGEVVDSISQGLLGVYRDDNCSVPKKFIYDAVVYDSPKEKETLIKSDIADVVVFGKIPRKSIQIPLFTGGTTSPDFMYVINKKDGESQINFIVETKDMKDEKSLRSEEDLKIRSAEKFFETMKEDGINVVFKKQLKNDDIVSMISNIIKEN from the coding sequence ATGATAGAGTTAACTATATTGCCACATCAAAATGATTTTTTGACAGCCATAAAAAAAGCCTTTGATGGAGTAGTTATAAAAAAATCAAACGATGTGTACGCGAATCCAATTATTGATTTGCATGATGAAAAAATAAAAAATAATATTAATGAGTTATGGAACGGATATGAAGAACTTCCAAATATTCCTCAAGTTTGGAGAAAAAGTGATGGAAATGACTATCTAGGCTTAGATATCAAGATGGAGACAGGAACAGGAAAAACATATTGCTATACAAGAATGATGTATGAACTAAATCAATTGTATGGTTTTCATAAGTTTATTATACTTGTTCCTACAACTGCAATTAGAGAAGGATCTAAGAGTTTTTTAACTGCTGATTATGCAAAGAGGCATTTTGCGGATCTTTATCCAAATAAAAAACTATTCTTAGCAAGTTTAGAGGCTCAAAAAAATCCTAAGGGCAGAAAGCTTTTTCCAGCAGCTGTAGCTGAGTTTGTAAGAGGAACAAGTTTAGAGAAAAACAAATTTTCAGTATTACTTATGAACTCTGGTATGTTATTATCAGAAAGCACTATGAATACTGATTATGATCAAACTGTTATTGGTACATTTACTAAGCCATACAGGGCTCTTGAAGCTACAAGACCAGTTGTTATTATCGATGAGCCTCATAGATTTAAAAAAGCTAATTCAGCATACAAAACACTTATTAAAGGAATTAATCCTCAATGTATCATTAGGTTTGGCGCTACATTCCCTGAGCTTAAAAATAATGAAATTGATTATAATAACTTAATTTTCAATCTAAATTCTGTTCAAGCATTTAATCAAAACCTAGTAAAGGGTATTGAAACGTATATGATAGATGCTGAAAAAGAGAATGAAAGCAAACTAAAACTAATGGATTTTAAGAAAAACCCTAAAGTATGTACATTTAGAGACGAGATAAATAAGAAAACTATTGAATTCAAAAAAGGCGAGTCTCTAGCTTCTTTTGGTAATGACTTTTCAGGACTAAGTGTTGATGAAATAGGAAAGCTTGGAGACGATGGGATTAAGAGCGGCGTCAGATTATCAAATGGTCAAGTTCTTTCTTTGTCTGATATTATATATGGTGGCATATATACAGATACTTATCAAGAGCTCATGCTTAAACAAGCCTTAGTGAATCATTTCGAATCTGAAAAAGAAAATTTTATGAGAAGTAAAAAAATAAAAACGCTTAGTTTATTTTTTATAGACTCTGTTAGTTCATACAGAGATGAAAACGGTGGTAAAGGTAGTTTAAGACTGAAGTTTGAAGATTTACTTAAAAAGCATCTAAAACATGAAATAAATAATATTGATAAAGAGCTTGATAATAGACAAGATGAAAAATTGTTAGAGTACAAAGAATACTTAGAAAGTTCCTTAGAAGATATTAGTAAAACTAATGGTGGATATTTTAGTCAAGATAATGCATCCTCTGACAAAGAAATTCAGGAAGAAATTGATAAAATACTAAAAGATAAAGATTATTTGTTAAATTTTAAGGACAATAAAGGCAAATGGAATACAATGAGATTTATTTTTTCAAAGTGGACTTTAAAAGAAGGTTGGGACAATCCTAATGTATTCCAAATTGTTAAATTAAGATCTTCTGGATCAGAAATAAGTAAGCTTCAAGAAGTAGGAAGAGGATTAAGGTTACCAGTTGATGAAAAGGGTCAAAGAATTTCTGATGAACAATTTTATTTAAAGTATTTGATTGATTATTCAGAAAAGGATTTTGCAAGCAGGCTTTTAGATGAAATAAATTCAGATCAACCTAATAAGCTTATGAATGTTAAAAGCGTACTACCTAGATTGTCGACACTTATGAATAAACCTCAAGATGATATTTTTGTTGATATGCTAAGCAAAAAATATATTGATTTAGATGGCAATATAAAGACAGAAAAACTTGATGACTTGTATCAAGATTACCCTGAAGCAATCAATAACTTAAAACCAAGTAAAGTTATTGATGGTACAAAGAAGAAAAATGTTGTAAATATTAGAAAAGATAAATTTACTTCTATTAGAAAACTTTGGGAAAAAGTAAATCAAAAATACTATATGAAGTTTGAAAGTATTCCAGATCAAGAACTTGTTGATGCATTGTATAAAATATTAGATTCAGATGTGTATAAAGATACTAATATATTAACGAAAACAGAAAGAATTGAATCAGTAGATGGAGCGGTAGTTTTAAAAGATAGAGTAAGTAATTTCTTCACGGTTGATGAAAGGTTGACATACTCAGAATTTCTTATGCAGTTGAATAATCAAATTGCAGTTCCAATAAATTTAATACATCAGGCACTTTGTAAATATTACGATGCAAATGCAAGCATTGATGAGAGGTTGTTCACAAAAGTAAGCATACAAGCAGTTGTTAGCGAATTCAATAAGTGGCTTGATGAAGAGTTATTGAAGAAGTTTTCTTATAAGGCTTTAGATGTAGATATCAAAGAAACAAGTTTGACTGATTATAAAGGTGAGGTTGTTGATAGCATATCGCAAGGACTTCTAGGAGTATACAGAGATGACAACTGTAGTGTACCTAAGAAATTTATATATGATGCTGTTGTATATGATAGTCCTAAAGAAAAAGAGACATTAATAAAAAGTGACATTGCAGATGTGGTTGTTTTTGGAAAGATTCCACGTAAGTCAATACAAATACCACTATTCACTGGAGGAACAACGAGTCCAGACTTTATGTATGTGATTAATAAAAAAGACGGTGAGTCACAAATAAATTTCATAGTAGAGACAAAGGATATGAAAGATGAAAAATCTCTTAGAAGTGAAGAGGATTTAAAGATAAGGTCAGCAGAAAAATTTTTCGAGACTATGAAGGAAGATGGCATTAACGTTGTATTTAAAAAGCAATTAAAGAACGATGACATTGTTTCTATGATAAGCAACATAATTAAAGAAAATTAA
- a CDS encoding HIRAN domain-containing protein translates to MSDLVKKDDGGGLLGVLHGTSGLVVPKPFEREIYLFTTHVAGTTHVDNILKIDKHLDIDDKLLFFREENPHDEKAIRIETLRKEKIGYVPRVDNVVFSRLMDAGKELYARIKGKEFIDEWLRIEIDIYLKD, encoded by the coding sequence ATGAGTGATTTAGTTAAAAAAGATGATGGCGGCGGTCTTTTAGGTGTCTTGCATGGCACTAGTGGTCTTGTGGTGCCAAAGCCATTCGAACGTGAGATATATCTATTCACAACGCATGTCGCAGGTACAACGCACGTTGACAATATTTTAAAGATAGACAAGCATTTGGATATTGACGATAAATTGTTATTCTTCAGAGAAGAGAATCCTCACGACGAAAAGGCTATACGCATAGAAACTCTTCGAAAGGAAAAGATTGGCTACGTGCCAAGAGTTGACAACGTGGTATTCTCTAGGCTGATGGATGCCGGCAAGGAGCTCTATGCCAGGATCAAGGGCAAAGAGTTTATTGACGAGTGGCTCAGAATAGAGATAGACATCTACCTAAAGGACTAG
- a CDS encoding site-specific DNA-methyltransferase has protein sequence MIGKNLQDNLDIKVNSKKMEKLKDDFPEFFTKEGDFKLDSFKDFLKEEEVELTKEAYELNFLGKSYAKYQSSLNTETYISPEVEHNEKPENKNSENVYIVGDNIDALKHLLGSYSGKIKCIYIDPPYNTGSDGFVYPDNFKFTNEDLAEKIGITEEEADRILNLEGKSSHAAWLTFMYPRLLLARDLLADDGVIFISMDDNEQANLKLMCDEIFGEENKVGNLPTIMNLKGNQDEFAFAGTHEYTVVYAKNKADLIIKNLELDEEEILSEWMIDDIGYYKKGASLVSTGVNSPREHRPNLWFPILFKDDKIFLPDKELLNALYDMKSKKFNDGVLEEYIDSKKNEGYNVILPYVNKQKARWRWSYNKLKRELNEVIITKTQNGISLNKKQRPDLLDIPSKKMKSLLYKPEYSSGNGTAELKSLFNIDRLFDNPKPKSLLMDLISISTTQGSLILDFFSGSATTADAVMQLNAEDGGSRKYILVQLPEAIKKDKPAYKAGYRTVDEIGRDRIERAAAKIKDETKADIDYGYKLYYLEKPSEKTLLDLEEFEPEIKLVSDDMISVFDNKHASGKENILATWLNEDGYGLTKETKDYKLENYTAQLIEKTLYIIDQGLKSNDIMKLIKQIEDDTLDITRLVIYLHSMEFNVLNELRKNIKVLKNNKNVTLIERF, from the coding sequence ATGATAGGTAAAAACTTACAAGATAATCTTGATATAAAAGTTAACAGTAAAAAGATGGAGAAACTTAAAGATGATTTTCCTGAGTTTTTCACAAAAGAAGGAGATTTTAAGCTTGATTCATTTAAAGATTTTTTAAAAGAGGAAGAAGTTGAGCTAACAAAAGAAGCTTATGAACTAAACTTCTTAGGCAAATCTTATGCCAAATACCAAAGCTCATTAAATACTGAAACATATATTTCGCCAGAAGTTGAACACAATGAAAAGCCTGAAAACAAAAACAGTGAAAACGTTTATATAGTTGGAGATAATATAGATGCACTAAAACATTTATTGGGTTCATACTCTGGAAAAATCAAATGCATCTATATAGATCCACCATACAATACAGGCTCTGACGGTTTTGTTTATCCTGATAATTTTAAATTTACTAATGAAGATCTTGCGGAAAAGATAGGCATAACAGAAGAAGAGGCAGATAGAATTTTAAATCTTGAAGGGAAAAGCTCTCATGCTGCTTGGTTAACATTTATGTATCCTAGATTATTATTAGCAAGAGACTTATTAGCTGATGATGGCGTTATTTTTATTAGCATGGATGACAATGAGCAAGCAAATTTAAAGTTAATGTGTGATGAGATATTTGGTGAAGAAAATAAAGTTGGGAATTTGCCAACAATAATGAATTTAAAAGGTAATCAAGACGAGTTTGCTTTTGCAGGTACTCATGAATATACCGTAGTTTATGCGAAAAACAAAGCTGATTTAATTATAAAAAATTTAGAGCTAGATGAAGAGGAAATTTTATCGGAGTGGATGATTGATGATATAGGATATTATAAAAAAGGTGCTTCTTTAGTATCCACTGGAGTTAATTCACCTAGAGAACATAGACCAAATTTATGGTTTCCTATTTTATTTAAAGATGATAAGATATTTTTACCTGACAAAGAATTGTTGAATGCATTATATGATATGAAATCTAAAAAATTTAATGATGGAGTGTTAGAAGAATATATTGATTCAAAGAAAAATGAAGGTTATAATGTTATATTACCTTATGTAAACAAACAAAAAGCAAGGTGGCGTTGGAGTTATAATAAGCTAAAAAGAGAGTTAAATGAGGTTATTATAACAAAAACACAAAATGGAATTTCATTAAATAAGAAACAGAGACCAGATTTATTAGATATACCTAGTAAAAAAATGAAATCTTTGCTTTATAAGCCTGAGTATTCAAGCGGAAACGGCACTGCAGAGTTAAAATCGCTATTTAATATTGATAGACTATTTGATAATCCTAAGCCAAAGTCATTATTGATGGATTTAATTAGCATCTCAACAACCCAAGGCTCATTAATCCTAGACTTTTTCTCAGGAAGTGCAACAACTGCAGATGCAGTTATGCAGCTTAACGCAGAAGATGGAGGCAGTAGAAAATATATTTTAGTACAATTACCTGAAGCTATAAAAAAAGACAAACCAGCATACAAAGCAGGCTACAGAACAGTTGATGAAATTGGTAGAGACAGAATTGAAAGAGCAGCTGCAAAGATAAAAGATGAAACAAAAGCAGATATCGACTATGGATATAAACTTTACTACTTAGAAAAACCAAGCGAAAAAACGCTGCTAGACTTAGAAGAGTTTGAGCCAGAAATAAAACTAGTTTCAGACGACATGATATCAGTTTTTGATAATAAACACGCTAGTGGTAAAGAAAATATTTTAGCAACATGGCTAAATGAAGACGGCTACGGTTTAACAAAAGAAACAAAAGATTACAAATTAGAGAACTATACAGCACAGTTAATCGAAAAGACTTTGTACATTATAGATCAAGGACTAAAGTCAAACGACATAATGAAACTTATAAAGCAAATTGAAGATGATACATTAGATATAACAAGATTAGTTATATATTTGCATTCAATGGAATTCAATGTTTTAAATGAATTAAGAAAGAATATAAAAGTTTTGAAGAATAATAAGAACGTAACTTTGATTGAAAGGTTTTAA
- a CDS encoding AAA family ATPase produces the protein MLLEDGTMNIDLKELDIFDTEYINLVKKTCFIFGNNGTGKSTFASHLKNNLGDYDVRVFQGFDSVVNSNDELNAVVLGEENVEIDNKIANIKLKIEEINVDIKDKEKLVDENNSDENNLYSKMKAAETNFRELEDKIENFYSKKASIIKNIDPKITKTTYNKNDFKNDINMANLLSNEEQDKYNDILKYDIKNAKKIDFENINFDNELNRVNELLTKSVQPSKKISRLDNNDEKREFAKKGLKIHKEGEVCSFCGNLISRECFDELKQYFSGEDIKKFENQLHEEEKILNQNRENINKINLDSENFYVQYYEKVIDLEKSFLKLKKEILEFYEKLIDIISNKQKRLFEPMEQLNIKTPDNLEEILNNYNKLCDLNNNTNIENQKDDARNNLRLHMVKESLLEFEHTEKKDELTKLEFAYGVSKVEFNKVKKEIENLNTEKSNLDKEILELKASSKNEEKLATEINKRLAIYVNFNLLHCKDGQNGCYRVKDKQTGKVRDVKQLSTGEKNIIAFLYFLEKLEELNSGIAKKKKVIIFDDPMNSNDINMQYIIIDELNKLIEKANKNDYIEKLIIMTHNHHFYINLAGFPKTRYRVCDHLRFVSNGINTNVITIANKNEDFKSSYDSLWQDLNFVYSSKEGSAGLLCNISRRIIDSFINFNSMTKNDFYKDNGDAKKLFDVNSHELYDFDADFFGLDKNKIIKTLYKCFESNNAKEHFKNYFNTEDIEEIINN, from the coding sequence ATGTTATTAGAGGATGGCACAATGAATATTGATTTGAAAGAATTGGATATATTTGATACTGAGTATATTAATTTGGTCAAAAAGACTTGCTTTATATTTGGAAATAATGGAACAGGCAAAAGCACATTTGCAAGTCATTTAAAAAACAATTTAGGTGATTACGATGTTAGGGTATTTCAAGGATTTGACAGCGTTGTAAACAGTAATGATGAATTGAACGCTGTTGTGTTAGGAGAAGAAAATGTTGAAATTGACAACAAAATAGCCAATATTAAATTAAAGATTGAAGAAATAAATGTAGATATAAAAGATAAAGAAAAGCTAGTTGATGAAAATAATTCGGATGAGAATAATCTATATTCAAAAATGAAAGCTGCTGAGACAAATTTCAGAGAATTAGAAGATAAAATTGAAAATTTTTATTCTAAAAAAGCATCTATAATAAAAAATATAGATCCTAAAATTACGAAAACTACTTATAATAAAAATGATTTTAAAAATGACATTAATATGGCAAATTTGTTGTCAAATGAAGAACAAGATAAATATAATGATATATTAAAATATGATATTAAAAATGCTAAGAAAATTGATTTTGAAAATATTAACTTTGATAATGAATTAAATAGAGTCAATGAATTATTGACAAAGAGTGTACAACCATCAAAAAAAATATCGAGATTAGATAATAATGATGAGAAACGAGAGTTTGCTAAAAAAGGATTAAAAATACATAAAGAAGGTGAAGTATGTAGTTTTTGTGGGAATTTAATATCCCGTGAATGTTTCGATGAATTGAAACAGTATTTTTCTGGAGAGGATATAAAAAAGTTTGAAAATCAACTTCATGAAGAGGAAAAAATATTAAATCAGAATAGAGAAAATATAAATAAAATCAATCTAGATAGTGAAAATTTTTACGTTCAATATTATGAGAAAGTTATAGATTTAGAGAAGAGTTTTTTAAAATTAAAAAAAGAAATTCTGGAATTTTATGAAAAATTAATAGATATTATTTCAAATAAACAAAAAAGATTATTTGAACCTATGGAACAATTAAATATAAAGACGCCTGATAATTTAGAGGAAATATTGAATAATTATAATAAATTGTGTGATCTGAATAACAATACAAATATAGAAAATCAAAAAGATGATGCTAGGAATAATCTAAGATTACATATGGTAAAAGAGAGTTTGCTAGAATTTGAGCACACTGAAAAGAAAGATGAATTAACGAAACTCGAATTTGCATATGGAGTATCAAAAGTAGAATTTAATAAAGTTAAAAAAGAAATTGAAAATCTAAATACTGAAAAATCAAATCTTGATAAAGAAATACTAGAGCTTAAAGCAAGTAGTAAAAATGAGGAAAAGCTAGCAACTGAAATAAATAAACGTTTAGCTATTTATGTTAATTTTAACTTGCTTCATTGTAAAGACGGACAAAACGGATGCTATCGGGTGAAGGATAAACAGACTGGCAAAGTAAGAGATGTGAAACAGTTATCAACAGGAGAAAAGAATATAATAGCGTTTTTATATTTTTTAGAGAAATTAGAAGAACTAAATTCCGGTATAGCTAAAAAGAAAAAAGTAATAATTTTTGATGATCCAATGAATTCTAATGATATAAATATGCAATATATTATAATTGATGAACTAAATAAATTAATAGAAAAAGCAAATAAAAATGATTATATAGAAAAATTGATAATAATGACTCATAATCATCACTTTTATATAAATTTAGCTGGATTTCCAAAGACTAGATACAGAGTTTGTGATCATTTGCGTTTTGTATCAAACGGAATAAATACGAATGTAATAACTATTGCCAATAAAAATGAAGATTTTAAATCAAGTTATGATTCATTATGGCAAGATCTGAATTTTGTTTATAGTTCTAAGGAAGGGAGTGCTGGTCTATTGTGCAATATTTCTAGAAGAATAATAGATTCATTTATCAATTTCAATTCTATGACAAAAAATGATTTTTATAAAGATAATGGCGATGCGAAAAAATTGTTTGATGTAAATTCGCACGAGTTATATGATTTTGATGCTGATTTTTTTGGACTAGATAAAAATAAAATTATAAAAACTTTATATAAATGTTTTGAAAGTAATAATGCAAAAGAGCATTTTAAAAACTATTTTAATACAGAAGATATAGAGGAAATTATTAATAATTAA
- a CDS encoding 4'-phosphopantetheinyl transferase family protein, whose amino-acid sequence MISTSKMIQVIDTLAQDPSSLEIKGTLLLKVKTDSSQLEDFQKYLSSTNLAELDEIKNEQDKLRFIKTRGLVNMLFAHDNCGAEAIWKRSKYAKPYISGWDKDFSISHSTKISIVGVSARHVGVDIEDIGRDIDLTKFKRTGFLNFDEGAYESKEEFLMRFTALEAYLKYIGRGFYHDARDISVRKASGSIVIEDGSLIKAETIRDGDYTISMVMG is encoded by the coding sequence TTGATCAGTACAAGTAAGATGATACAAGTCATAGATACATTAGCTCAAGACCCATCTAGCCTAGAGATTAAAGGCACACTTCTTTTAAAAGTGAAGACAGACTCATCACAGCTAGAGGATTTTCAAAAGTACTTGAGCAGCACAAATCTTGCAGAGCTAGATGAGATTAAAAACGAGCAAGATAAACTTCGCTTCATAAAGACAAGAGGCCTGGTTAATATGCTTTTTGCGCATGATAATTGCGGCGCAGAAGCCATATGGAAGAGAAGTAAATACGCTAAGCCATATATATCTGGCTGGGACAAAGACTTTAGCATCTCGCACAGCACAAAGATATCCATCGTGGGAGTGTCAGCAAGGCATGTGGGAGTAGACATAGAAGACATAGGGCGCGATATAGACCTAACAAAGTTTAAAAGAACTGGTTTTTTGAACTTCGATGAGGGTGCTTATGAGAGTAAGGAAGAATTCCTTATGCGTTTCACAGCCCTTGAAGCCTACCTTAAGTATATAGGCAGAGGTTTTTATCATGATGCCAGAGATATTAGCGTAAGGAAAGCCAGTGGCAGTATAGTGATTGAGGATGGCAGCTTAATCAAAGCAGAAACGATTAGGGATGGCGACTATACCATTAGCATGGTTATGGGATAA
- a CDS encoding methyltransferase family protein, translating into MKDKEKSMPVFGVGPLFVVTTVLATVVAVVLNRSGALVNTRLGGAKWIYIAVEIIFIALGAYLWLASVIGSKININAKEGKLITTGVYGIVRNPVYSAFLAISTGIIIGERSAALLVVPVVLWGFLTVLMKKTEEKWLYERFGEEYLAYKNRVNRVIPCFRKK; encoded by the coding sequence ATGAAAGATAAAGAAAAAAGTATGCCCGTCTTCGGAGTTGGGCCGCTATTTGTTGTAACAACAGTTTTAGCAACCGTAGTCGCAGTAGTTTTGAATAGAAGCGGAGCCCTTGTCAACACGAGACTCGGCGGAGCGAAGTGGATTTACATCGCAGTTGAAATCATTTTCATAGCGCTGGGCGCCTATCTATGGCTAGCCTCAGTCATCGGTTCAAAGATCAACATAAATGCAAAAGAGGGTAAACTCATCACTACAGGGGTCTATGGAATCGTCAGAAACCCAGTTTACTCGGCCTTCCTAGCCATATCTACAGGCATAATCATAGGCGAGAGGAGCGCGGCGCTCTTAGTCGTGCCCGTGGTATTGTGGGGTTTTCTCACAGTTCTTATGAAGAAGACAGAAGAGAAGTGGCTTTACGAGAGATTTGGCGAAGAGTATCTAGCATATAAAAACCGTGTCAATAGAGTGATACCTTGCTTTAGAAAGAAATAA
- a CDS encoding L-cysteine desulfidase family protein: MKDYTELLKKELIMALGCTEPIAIALAAAKAKEVLNADIVKAEIICSGNIIKNVKGVTVPNTGGMKGVEAASAIGFVAGDASLGLEVLSKVKDEDIAKAKELLKRDIISVGLKEGVENLDIEIKVWDKDGNDVDVEIKNKHTNIVKVVKNGKLLQVDNCYTHSTDDKLYEDLSLRGIYDFATNVDLSGLKDLLENQIVLNSRISDEGLTGKWGVAIGKILMDEDKSLRSVAKARAAAGSDARMSGCSLPVVINAGSGNQGITCTMPLVTFAEAKNYSREDLYRALIVSNLTALHIKRFIGRLSAFCGVTSAGVAAGAGICYMETKDFELMEHTVSNALMIASGMICDGAKPSCAAKIATAVDAGISAYYMAKNGKNFEAGDGLLKDSVEETIRSIGYVAKEGMKETDIVVLNTMISK, from the coding sequence ATGAAAGATTACACTGAATTATTGAAGAAGGAGCTGATCATGGCTCTTGGATGTACTGAACCTATCGCGATAGCTCTTGCTGCGGCGAAGGCTAAGGAGGTTCTTAATGCTGACATTGTTAAGGCTGAGATTATCTGTTCGGGTAATATCATTAAGAATGTTAAGGGTGTTACTGTTCCTAACACTGGTGGTATGAAGGGTGTTGAGGCTGCTTCGGCTATCGGTTTTGTTGCTGGGGATGCATCTTTGGGTCTTGAGGTTTTATCTAAGGTTAAGGATGAGGACATCGCGAAGGCTAAGGAGCTTCTTAAGAGGGACATCATCTCTGTTGGTTTGAAGGAGGGTGTTGAGAATCTTGATATTGAGATCAAGGTTTGGGACAAGGATGGCAATGATGTTGATGTTGAGATTAAGAACAAGCACACTAACATTGTCAAGGTTGTGAAGAATGGCAAGCTTTTGCAAGTTGACAACTGTTACACTCACTCGACTGATGACAAGCTTTATGAGGACCTTTCTTTAAGGGGTATCTATGATTTTGCGACTAATGTTGACTTGTCGGGTCTTAAGGATCTTCTTGAGAATCAAATTGTTTTGAACTCTAGGATTTCTGATGAGGGTTTAACTGGCAAGTGGGGTGTTGCTATCGGCAAGATTTTGATGGATGAGGACAAGTCTTTAAGAAGTGTTGCAAAGGCTAGGGCTGCTGCGGGCTCTGATGCGCGTATGAGTGGCTGCTCGCTTCCTGTTGTTATCAATGCTGGTAGTGGTAATCAAGGTATCACTTGTACTATGCCGCTTGTAACTTTTGCTGAGGCGAAGAATTACTCTAGGGAGGATTTGTACAGGGCTTTGATTGTATCGAATCTAACTGCGCTACATATTAAGAGGTTTATTGGCAGGTTATCTGCGTTTTGTGGTGTAACTTCTGCGGGGGTTGCTGCTGGTGCTGGTATCTGTTATATGGAAACTAAGGATTTTGAACTTATGGAGCACACTGTTTCTAATGCTTTGATGATTGCATCTGGTATGATCTGTGACGGTGCGAAGCCTTCTTGTGCTGCGAAGATTGCAACTGCTGTTGATGCGGGCATTTCTGCTTATTACATGGCTAAGAATGGCAAGAATTTCGAAGCTGGCGATGGTCTTCTTAAGGATTCTGTTGAGGAAACTATCAGAAGTATCGGTTATGTTGCTAAAGAGGGCATGAAGGAAACTGATATTGTTGTTTTAAATACTATGATTAGCAAGTAA
- a CDS encoding isochorismatase family cysteine hydrolase, giving the protein MNALIVLDVQKGILKKKDFSNTLKNIKLLINDFKSKGDVVVLTQHFSDDSDSPFYKGSSDVELLDEFREAADYVIPKSSCNTFHNTNLQEILSENKVSKVYICGFNTEYCCLFISILSSDRGYETIFVEDACGTFGDEEIYEMPGLDINDFIGSILNWSGEVEVLYTEEYFNGVSEE; this is encoded by the coding sequence ATGAACGCATTAATTGTATTAGATGTACAAAAAGGGATTTTAAAGAAAAAAGATTTTTCAAACACTTTAAAAAATATTAAACTATTAATAAATGATTTTAAGAGCAAAGGCGATGTCGTAGTCTTGACACAACATTTTTCAGACGATAGCGATAGTCCGTTTTATAAAGGATCCAGCGATGTAGAATTGTTAGATGAATTTAGAGAAGCTGCTGATTATGTGATACCAAAATCATCATGTAATACATTTCATAATACAAATCTTCAAGAAATATTAAGTGAAAACAAAGTATCAAAGGTTTATATCTGTGGTTTTAACACGGAATATTGCTGTTTATTTATTAGTATATTGTCTTCTGATAGAGGTTATGAAACTATATTTGTAGAGGATGCCTGTGGAACTTTTGGAGATGAAGAAATATATGAAATGCCAGGACTAGATATTAATGATTTTATTGGCTCAATACTTAATTGGTCAGGTGAAGTAGAAGTACTATATACAGAAGAATATTTCAATGGTGTAAGCGAGGAATAA